One Halomonas sp. M4R1S46 genomic window carries:
- the denD gene encoding D-erythronate dehydrogenase, whose product MHIAITGAAGFLGQRLVHRLLDRGTLNGTAIRRLTLVDRTEPPAIAREGVEVVPLALDISTPGALDPVLEARPDVIYHLAAVVSSAAEADLDLGMRVNFDATRALLEGCRAQGLSDTRLVMASSVAAYGGDLPEVLDDMTALHPQNSYGAQKAMSELLVNDYSRRGLVDGLVLRLPTIVIRPGRPNAAASSFASSILREPLNGEEAVCPVPTDLELFVMSPAKVVEALIHGAEVPGEALGPFRAFMLPGITVSVAEMLEALGEATGEEALARVRHEPDARIEAIVGSWPARFTNERARRLGFQSDKDFHEIVEAFLDERA is encoded by the coding sequence ATGCATATAGCGATCACCGGCGCCGCCGGCTTTCTCGGCCAGCGCCTCGTGCACCGGCTCCTCGATCGCGGCACGCTCAATGGCACCGCGATCCGCCGCCTGACCCTGGTCGACCGGACCGAGCCGCCCGCCATCGCCCGGGAGGGCGTCGAGGTGGTGCCCCTGGCGCTGGACATCAGCACCCCGGGCGCCCTGGACCCGGTGCTGGAGGCCCGGCCCGATGTCATCTACCACCTGGCCGCGGTGGTCAGCTCGGCGGCCGAGGCGGACCTCGACCTGGGCATGCGCGTCAACTTCGACGCCACCCGCGCCCTGCTCGAGGGCTGCCGCGCCCAGGGGCTGTCCGATACCCGCCTGGTCATGGCCAGTTCCGTGGCGGCCTATGGCGGCGACCTGCCGGAAGTCCTCGACGACATGACCGCGCTGCACCCCCAGAACTCCTATGGCGCCCAGAAGGCCATGAGCGAGCTGCTGGTCAACGACTACAGCCGTCGCGGCCTCGTCGACGGGCTGGTGCTGCGCCTGCCGACCATCGTCATTCGCCCCGGGCGTCCCAATGCCGCGGCCTCGAGCTTTGCCTCCAGCATCCTGCGCGAGCCGCTGAACGGCGAGGAGGCCGTCTGCCCCGTCCCCACCGACCTGGAGCTGTTCGTGATGTCGCCGGCCAAGGTGGTCGAGGCGCTGATCCACGGCGCCGAGGTGCCGGGCGAGGCGCTGGGCCCTTTCCGGGCCTTCATGCTGCCGGGCATCACCGTCAGCGTCGCCGAGATGCTCGAGGCGCTGGGCGAGGCGACCGGAGAGGAGGCGCTGGCCCGGGTGCGCCACGAGCCCGATGCGCGCATCGAGGCCATCGTCGGCAGCTGGCCGGCGCGCTTCACCAACGAGCGCGCCCGCCGGCTGGGCTTCCAGAGCGACAAGGATTTCCACGAGATCGTCGAGGCCTTCCTGGACGAACGTGCCTGA
- a CDS encoding NAD(P)-dependent oxidoreductase: MTQTMRVGLIGVGLMGHGIARNILKAGHRLCFLDHPGNQPVDDLLAAGATPRASGREVAQASDAVILCVTGSPQVEAVLFEPGGVLEGLAPDAVVIDCSTALPSSTRQVAERVTGAGGRFMDAAMTRTPKEAEAGRLNLIVGAPEPLFAQYRPLLASFAETITHAGEVGAGHTLKLLHNFVSLGFSAVLAEAAAASRGAGIDDAAFLEVVGRGGGGGVVFERLRPFIETGDPSGFRFSVANASKDLGYYHAMAEELGAARGLASAVEALYAGIEDRQAHVPELIRLLQ; the protein is encoded by the coding sequence ATGACCCAGACAATGCGGGTCGGGCTGATCGGCGTGGGCCTCATGGGCCACGGCATCGCCCGCAACATCCTGAAGGCCGGTCATCGGCTGTGCTTCCTCGACCATCCCGGCAACCAGCCGGTAGACGACCTGCTGGCCGCTGGTGCAACACCCAGAGCATCCGGGCGCGAGGTGGCCCAGGCCAGCGACGCCGTCATCCTCTGCGTGACCGGCTCGCCCCAGGTCGAGGCGGTGCTGTTCGAGCCCGGCGGCGTGCTGGAGGGGCTCGCGCCCGATGCCGTGGTGATCGATTGCTCCACGGCCCTGCCAAGCTCGACCCGGCAGGTGGCCGAGCGGGTGACCGGGGCCGGGGGACGCTTCATGGACGCCGCCATGACCCGCACGCCGAAGGAGGCGGAGGCGGGGCGGCTGAACCTGATCGTGGGGGCGCCGGAGCCGCTCTTCGCGCAGTACCGGCCGCTGCTCGCGAGCTTCGCCGAGACCATCACCCATGCCGGCGAGGTGGGGGCGGGGCATACCCTGAAGCTGCTCCACAACTTCGTCTCGCTGGGCTTCTCGGCGGTGCTCGCCGAGGCCGCCGCCGCCTCGCGAGGGGCGGGCATCGACGACGCGGCCTTCCTCGAGGTGGTGGGCAGGGGAGGCGGTGGCGGGGTGGTCTTCGAGCGCCTGCGCCCCTTCATCGAGACCGGCGACCCCTCCGGCTTCCGCTTCAGCGTGGCCAACGCCAGCAAGGACCTCGGCTACTACCATGCCATGGCCGAGGAGCTGGGCGCGGCCAGGGGGCTCGCCTCGGCGGTCGAGGCGCTCTATGCCGGCATCGAGGATCGCCAGGCCCACGTGCCCGAGCTGATCCGCCTGCTGCAGTGA
- the otnI gene encoding 2-oxo-tetronate isomerase — MIRLAANLSMLFQEHAFLDRFAAAADAGFTGVEYLFPYAHAPERIAEALRESGVEQVLFNLPPGDWAAGERGLASLPGREAEFRDAVIEGLRYAAQLDCPRVHAMAGLLPEDADAEVREAHHATYLANLRFAAGEAAKAGRELLIEPINTRDMPGYYLSRQDQAVAVLEAVGADNLRLQFDLYHCQIMEGDLIRHLERLLPRIGHVQIAGVPERHEPDIGEVHYPAVLERLAALGYQGWVGCEYRPAADTRDGLGWGRDYGLQP; from the coding sequence ATGATCCGACTGGCCGCCAACCTCAGCATGCTGTTTCAGGAGCATGCCTTCCTCGACCGCTTCGCCGCGGCCGCCGATGCCGGCTTCACGGGGGTCGAGTACCTGTTCCCCTATGCCCATGCGCCGGAGCGGATCGCCGAGGCGCTGCGCGAGTCGGGCGTCGAGCAGGTGCTGTTCAACCTGCCGCCCGGCGACTGGGCGGCGGGGGAGCGCGGGCTCGCCAGCCTGCCGGGCCGCGAGGCGGAGTTTCGCGACGCCGTGATCGAGGGGCTGCGCTATGCCGCGCAGCTGGACTGCCCGCGCGTGCATGCCATGGCCGGGCTGCTGCCCGAGGACGCCGATGCCGAGGTCCGCGAGGCCCATCACGCCACCTACCTGGCGAACCTGCGCTTCGCCGCCGGGGAGGCGGCCAAGGCCGGCAGGGAGCTGCTGATCGAGCCGATCAATACCCGTGACATGCCGGGCTACTACCTCTCTCGCCAGGACCAGGCGGTGGCGGTCCTCGAGGCCGTGGGGGCCGACAACCTGCGCCTGCAGTTCGACCTCTACCATTGCCAGATCATGGAAGGCGACCTGATCCGCCACCTCGAGCGTCTGCTGCCCCGCATCGGCCACGTGCAGATCGCCGGGGTGCCGGAGCGCCACGAGCCGGACATCGGCGAGGTCCATTATCCGGCGGTGCTCGAGCGCCTCGCGGCCCTGGGCTATCAGGGCTGGGTCGGCTGCGAGTACCGGCCGGCCGCCGACACCCGCGACGGCCTGGGCTGGGGCCGCGACTACGGGCTCCAGCCCTGA
- a CDS encoding TRAP transporter large permease has protein sequence MNAAIGLSLIILFSLGVPIAVSIVLASIIGIEFFSRLPLLLVPQQMFVGIDNFPLMAIPFFILAGNLMAAGGISRRLVDLAKALVGGLQGGLAMTCVLTCMMFAAVSGSSVATTFAIGSILIPAMVKHDYPRPLAASIQASSAELGVLIPPSIPLILYGVSTDTSIGKLFIAGIGPGLLIGGALLLFLYLFCKIRGYGLRDREDRHDFPTAFKRAWAALLMPVVVIGGIYGGVFTPTEASAVAVVYALIVGGLIYRELPLAELFPIFKESVISTAAVMLIIAAAALFSFLISRSGLPGEVAAWVTEVFDSPIAFLLAVNVMLLVVGMFIETSAAILVLAPIFTPIAVQYGIDPVHFGLIIVVNLALGMFTPPLGVNLFAACAVARLSVDQLLPWLMRFVLVVLACLLAITYLPWISLGLVDLLY, from the coding sequence ATGAATGCCGCCATCGGACTCTCGCTGATCATCCTGTTCAGCCTGGGGGTGCCCATCGCCGTCTCGATCGTGCTGGCCTCGATCATCGGCATCGAATTCTTCTCGCGCCTGCCGCTGCTGCTGGTGCCCCAGCAGATGTTCGTGGGCATCGACAACTTCCCCCTCATGGCGATCCCGTTCTTCATCCTCGCCGGCAACCTGATGGCCGCCGGCGGGATCTCGCGGCGCCTGGTGGACCTCGCCAAGGCCCTGGTCGGCGGCCTCCAGGGCGGGCTGGCCATGACCTGCGTGCTGACCTGCATGATGTTCGCCGCGGTCTCCGGGTCGAGCGTGGCCACCACCTTCGCCATCGGCTCGATCCTGATCCCGGCGATGGTCAAGCACGACTACCCGCGCCCGCTGGCGGCCTCCATCCAGGCCTCCTCGGCCGAGCTCGGGGTGCTGATCCCGCCCTCCATCCCGCTGATCCTCTACGGGGTGAGCACCGATACCTCGATCGGCAAGCTGTTCATCGCCGGCATCGGCCCGGGGCTGCTGATCGGCGGCGCGCTGCTGCTGTTCCTCTACCTGTTCTGCAAGATCCGCGGCTACGGGCTGCGTGACCGGGAGGATCGCCACGACTTCCCGACCGCCTTCAAGCGGGCCTGGGCCGCGCTGCTGATGCCGGTGGTGGTGATCGGCGGCATCTACGGCGGGGTGTTCACCCCCACCGAGGCCTCCGCCGTGGCGGTGGTCTATGCGCTGATCGTGGGCGGACTGATCTACCGCGAGCTGCCCCTGGCGGAGCTGTTCCCGATCTTCAAGGAGAGCGTGATCTCGACGGCGGCGGTGATGCTGATCATCGCGGCGGCGGCGCTGTTCAGCTTCCTGATCAGCCGTTCGGGGCTGCCGGGCGAGGTGGCGGCCTGGGTGACCGAGGTCTTCGACAGTCCCATCGCCTTCCTGCTGGCGGTCAACGTCATGCTGCTGGTGGTCGGGATGTTCATCGAGACCTCGGCGGCGATCCTGGTGCTCGCGCCGATCTTCACTCCCATCGCCGTCCAGTACGGCATCGACCCGGTGCACTTCGGGCTGATCATCGTGGTGAACCTGGCGCTGGGCATGTTCACGCCGCCGCTCGGCGTCAACCTCTTCGCGGCCTGCGCGGTGGCCCGGCTGTCCGTCGACCAGCTGCTGCCCTGGCTGATGCGCTTCGTGCTGGTGGTGCTGGCCTGCCTGCTGGCCATCACCTACCTGCCCTGGATCTCGCTGGGGCTGGTCGACCTGCTCTATTGA
- the otnK gene encoding 3-oxo-tetronate kinase: MGIVLGAIADDFTGASDLANNLVRSGMRCLQVIGVPQGPLPLEDVDVVVVALKSRSCPASQAVEDSLAALDWLQGQGARQVFFKYCSTFDSTAAGNIGPVSEALMERLGAAQTVMVPAFPINGRTVYQGHLFVGDRLLSESGMQHHPLNPMRDADLVRVLSRQASRPVGLAARPVLAQGGEATRRHLEALREQGIGHVICDTLDEQDLEAIAEAVVDLPLVTGGSGLGQALPAQYRRRGWLAEVAEPGRLAPASGSALVLSGSCSRATLGQVVRFLERHPGHALDPLALAEGEDHFQAALAFARERLAAGGPVLVYASAEPERVRAAQAALGTERAGQLVEAALGRLARQLVAEGVGRLVVAGGETSGAVVSALGIRTLRIGDQIDPGVPWTQAPLADREAPLSLALKSGNFGGPDFFTRAFEVLP; the protein is encoded by the coding sequence ATGGGGATCGTACTGGGTGCCATCGCCGACGACTTCACCGGGGCCAGCGACCTCGCCAACAACCTGGTGCGCAGCGGCATGCGCTGCCTGCAGGTGATCGGCGTGCCGCAGGGCCCCCTGCCGCTGGAGGATGTCGATGTGGTGGTGGTGGCGCTGAAGTCCCGCTCCTGTCCGGCGTCCCAAGCCGTCGAGGACTCCCTCGCCGCCCTCGACTGGTTGCAGGGCCAGGGGGCGCGCCAGGTCTTCTTCAAGTACTGCTCGACCTTCGACTCCACCGCCGCGGGCAACATCGGCCCGGTCAGCGAGGCGCTGATGGAGCGCCTCGGCGCGGCGCAGACCGTCATGGTGCCGGCCTTCCCGATCAATGGGCGCACCGTCTACCAGGGCCACCTGTTCGTCGGCGACCGGCTGCTGAGCGAGAGCGGGATGCAGCACCACCCGCTGAACCCCATGCGTGACGCCGACCTGGTGCGGGTGCTGTCCCGCCAGGCCTCGCGTCCGGTCGGGCTGGCGGCCCGCCCGGTGCTGGCCCAGGGCGGCGAGGCGACCCGCCGGCACCTGGAGGCGCTGCGTGAGCAGGGGATCGGGCATGTCATCTGCGACACCCTCGACGAGCAGGACCTCGAGGCGATCGCCGAGGCCGTGGTCGACCTGCCGCTGGTCACCGGCGGCTCCGGGCTCGGCCAGGCCCTTCCCGCCCAGTATCGGCGCCGGGGCTGGCTCGCCGAGGTCGCCGAGCCCGGCCGCCTCGCCCCGGCGTCGGGCAGCGCCCTGGTGCTCTCGGGCAGCTGCTCGCGAGCGACGCTCGGCCAGGTCGTTCGTTTCCTCGAACGCCACCCGGGCCATGCCCTGGACCCGCTGGCGCTCGCTGAGGGCGAGGACCACTTCCAGGCGGCGTTGGCCTTCGCCCGGGAGCGGCTGGCGGCCGGCGGTCCCGTGCTGGTCTATGCCTCCGCCGAGCCGGAGCGGGTCCGGGCCGCCCAGGCGGCGCTCGGCACCGAGCGCGCCGGCCAGCTGGTCGAGGCGGCACTGGGGCGCCTGGCCCGCCAGCTCGTCGCGGAAGGGGTGGGGCGCCTGGTGGTCGCCGGCGGCGAGACCTCCGGCGCGGTGGTCTCGGCGCTCGGCATCCGCACGCTGCGCATCGGCGACCAGATCGATCCCGGGGTGCCCTGGACCCAGGCGCCGCTCGCCGATCGCGAGGCCCCGCTGTCCCTGGCCCTCAAGTCGGGCAACTTCGGTGGCCCGGACTTCTTCACCCGAGCCTTCGAGGTGCTGCCATGA
- the ltnD gene encoding L-threonate dehydrogenase produces MSASAPRIGVIGLGAMGMGTATALLEQGLAVTGCDVSTPARQAFEAQGGRTATTPAELAARCDIVLLVVVNADQVEQVLFGDQGLVGRLAPGSVVLQCATVAPSIARRLGERLAEAGLEMLDAPISGGAAKARRGELSVMASGTPAAFDKAAAALDGMAATVYRLGDAAGIGSSMKLVNQLLAGVHIATAAEAMALGIRMGLDPDTVYEVITHSAGNSWMFENRVPHILKGDYTPLSAVDIFVKDLNIVHDTGRELAMPTPVTASALQQFTAAKGAGFGREDDSAVIKVYERLSGIALPEAANDPGEA; encoded by the coding sequence ATTTCCGCAAGCGCGCCGCGCATCGGGGTCATCGGCCTGGGCGCCATGGGCATGGGCACGGCCACCGCCCTCCTCGAACAGGGGCTGGCGGTGACCGGCTGCGACGTCTCGACCCCGGCACGCCAGGCCTTCGAGGCCCAGGGAGGGCGCACGGCCACCACCCCCGCGGAACTGGCCGCCCGCTGCGACATCGTGCTCCTGGTGGTCGTCAACGCCGACCAGGTCGAGCAGGTACTGTTCGGTGACCAGGGCCTGGTGGGTCGCCTCGCCCCGGGCAGCGTGGTACTGCAGTGCGCAACGGTGGCCCCCAGCATCGCCCGCCGGCTCGGCGAGCGGCTGGCCGAGGCCGGGCTCGAGATGCTCGATGCGCCGATCAGCGGCGGGGCGGCCAAGGCGCGCCGCGGCGAGCTCTCGGTGATGGCCTCCGGCACGCCCGCGGCCTTCGACAAGGCCGCTGCGGCGCTGGACGGCATGGCGGCCACCGTCTATCGGCTGGGTGACGCGGCCGGCATCGGCTCGAGCATGAAGCTCGTCAACCAGTTGCTGGCCGGGGTGCATATCGCCACGGCGGCGGAGGCCATGGCGCTGGGTATCCGCATGGGGCTGGACCCGGACACCGTCTACGAGGTGATCACCCATTCGGCGGGCAACTCCTGGATGTTCGAGAACCGGGTGCCACATATCCTCAAGGGCGACTACACCCCGCTGTCCGCCGTCGACATCTTCGTCAAGGACCTCAACATCGTCCACGACACCGGCCGTGAGCTGGCCATGCCGACGCCGGTGACCGCCAGTGCCCTGCAGCAGTTCACCGCGGCCAAGGGCGCCGGTTTCGGGCGCGAGGACGACTCGGCGGTGATCAAGGTCTACGAGCGGCTGTCGGGCATCGCGCTGCCCGAGGCGGCCAACGACCCGGGGGAGGCGTGA
- the otnC gene encoding 3-oxo-tetronate 4-phosphate decarboxylase, protein MSVHAINALRERIATLGQSLFDRGLTMGSSGNISVRLEDGGWLMTPTNACLGRLDPARISRLDRDGRLLDGDKPTKEHFLHTAMYEERPQSGAIVHLHSTHSVAVSCLPDVDPCDCIPPLTAYYVMRVGRLPLVPYHIPGDPSLGDAVRGLAGRHSAVLLANHGPVVAGKSLEAAVYATEELEETARLYLLLRGQKPRGLTPEQVAELEARFPRD, encoded by the coding sequence ATGAGCGTTCATGCCATCAATGCGCTGCGCGAGCGGATCGCCACCCTGGGTCAGTCGCTGTTCGACCGCGGCCTGACCATGGGCTCCAGCGGCAACATCAGCGTGCGCCTGGAGGATGGCGGCTGGCTGATGACGCCCACCAATGCCTGCCTGGGACGCCTCGACCCGGCGCGCATCTCGCGCCTGGACCGGGACGGCCGGCTGCTCGACGGCGACAAGCCGACCAAGGAGCACTTCCTGCACACGGCGATGTACGAGGAGCGTCCCCAGTCGGGCGCCATCGTCCACCTCCACTCCACCCATTCGGTGGCCGTCTCCTGTCTGCCCGACGTGGACCCCTGCGACTGCATCCCGCCGCTGACCGCCTACTACGTGATGCGGGTGGGCCGCCTGCCGCTGGTGCCCTACCACATTCCCGGCGACCCGAGCCTGGGGGATGCCGTGCGCGGGCTGGCCGGGCGCCACAGTGCGGTGCTGCTGGCCAACCACGGCCCGGTGGTCGCCGGCAAGTCGCTGGAGGCGGCGGTCTATGCCACCGAGGAACTGGAGGAGACCGCCAGGCTGTACCTGCTGCTGCGCGGGCAGAAGCCACGCGGCCTGACCCCCGAGCAGGTGGCCGAGCTCGAAGCGCGCTTCCCGCGCGACTGA
- a CDS encoding TRAP transporter substrate-binding protein, which yields MTATFARRTLATAITGATTAALAMGALSAQAAQTINLGHTLSDSSHYSVGADAFKETLERLSDGEFEVVEHPSGALGGERAMIEGLQIGTVDLVITSTGPLGNFVPETYVLDLPFLFEDYDEARCVLDGEVGQDLLDKMSNHDLVGLAWSENGFRHMTNSQRPVTSPGDAEGLKVRTMENKVHMEAFEQMGVHPTPMAFPEVFTALQQGTVDGQENPITVIVATKFWEVQDHLSLTGHVYSPAVVLGSPILLDGLSEEQRGWFEQAAQASAEATREEVSRLESEGVELLREKGMTVETDIDKAPFQEAVKPAYQIYTDQYGSEMLDRVRASDC from the coding sequence ATGACAGCCACTTTCGCACGCCGCACCCTGGCCACCGCCATCACCGGTGCCACGACCGCCGCGCTCGCCATGGGGGCCCTCAGCGCCCAGGCGGCACAGACCATCAACCTGGGCCACACCCTCTCCGACAGTTCCCACTACTCGGTCGGGGCCGATGCCTTCAAGGAGACCCTCGAGCGCCTCAGCGACGGCGAGTTCGAGGTCGTGGAGCATCCCTCGGGCGCCCTCGGCGGCGAGCGCGCCATGATCGAGGGCCTGCAGATCGGCACCGTGGACCTGGTGATCACCTCCACCGGTCCGCTGGGCAACTTCGTGCCGGAGACCTATGTGCTCGATCTGCCGTTCCTGTTCGAGGACTACGACGAGGCGCGCTGCGTGCTCGACGGCGAGGTCGGCCAGGACCTGCTCGACAAGATGAGCAACCACGACCTGGTGGGCCTGGCCTGGTCGGAGAATGGCTTCCGCCACATGACCAACAGCCAGCGGCCGGTCACCTCGCCGGGCGACGCCGAGGGTCTCAAGGTCCGCACCATGGAGAACAAGGTGCACATGGAGGCCTTCGAGCAGATGGGCGTGCATCCCACCCCGATGGCCTTCCCCGAGGTGTTCACCGCCCTGCAGCAGGGCACCGTGGACGGCCAGGAGAACCCCATCACGGTGATCGTCGCCACCAAGTTCTGGGAAGTGCAGGATCACCTCTCGCTGACCGGGCATGTCTACTCGCCCGCCGTGGTGCTGGGTTCGCCGATCCTGCTCGACGGGCTCTCCGAGGAGCAGCGCGGCTGGTTCGAACAGGCCGCCCAGGCCTCCGCCGAGGCCACCCGCGAGGAAGTGTCGCGTCTCGAGAGCGAGGGCGTGGAACTGCTGCGCGAGAAGGGCATGACCGTGGAGACGGACATCGACAAGGCGCCGTTCCAGGAAGCCGTCAAGCCGGCCTACCAGATCTACACCGACCAGTACGGCAGCGAGATGCTCGACCGCGTGCGCGCCAGCGACTGCTGA
- a CDS encoding aldehyde dehydrogenase family protein yields the protein MPALPDMPRREALIGGDWVATLETLPVEAPARGEAITCIARGQAEEVDAAVRAAGDAFAGRLGDWSRWSARRRGEWLLAFAAAIEADHARLAALECADTGKPLSQARGDIAACARYFRFYGGAADKLHGETLPFETDFAVMTWREPYGVCAQIIPWNYPAQIFGRCVAAALAAGNSVVLKPAEEACLSVLRLAELAMHTGLPPGVLNVVPGLGREAGAALAAHPRIDHLSFTGSPETGTRVARAAAAHHVPVTLELGGKSPQIVFADADLESALEAVVRGIIQNAGQTCSAGSRLLVQREVAEPLLARLAERFSALRCDAGEADADCGPLISARQKAGLKARLEAARADGIRVLAQGRLAEGAPAGGHFVVPQLLTDIPAGHAVLREELFGPVLAVQGFDDEAAALSLANATDFGLCAGIWTRDGGRQLRLAKGIRSGQVFVNDYGAAGGIELPFGGVGRSGHGREKGFEGLRSYTRLKTLAIRHG from the coding sequence ATGCCTGCATTACCCGACATGCCCCGCCGCGAGGCCCTGATCGGCGGTGACTGGGTCGCCACCCTCGAGACCCTGCCGGTCGAGGCGCCCGCGCGGGGCGAGGCCATCACGTGCATCGCCCGTGGCCAGGCCGAGGAGGTCGACGCCGCCGTCAGGGCGGCGGGGGACGCCTTCGCCGGCCGGCTCGGCGACTGGTCGCGCTGGAGCGCGCGCCGGCGCGGCGAATGGCTGCTGGCCTTCGCCGCGGCCATCGAGGCCGATCATGCGCGGCTGGCCGCCCTGGAGTGCGCCGACACCGGCAAGCCGCTGTCCCAGGCCCGCGGAGACATCGCCGCCTGTGCCCGTTACTTCCGCTTCTACGGCGGGGCCGCGGACAAGCTGCACGGCGAGACGCTTCCCTTCGAGACCGATTTCGCGGTGATGACCTGGCGGGAACCCTACGGGGTCTGCGCCCAGATCATTCCCTGGAACTATCCCGCCCAGATCTTCGGCCGCTGCGTCGCCGCGGCCCTGGCGGCGGGCAACAGCGTGGTGCTCAAGCCGGCGGAGGAGGCCTGTCTGAGCGTGCTGCGCCTGGCCGAGCTGGCGATGCATACGGGCCTGCCGCCGGGCGTGCTCAACGTCGTCCCGGGGCTGGGGCGCGAGGCGGGCGCCGCCCTGGCGGCCCATCCGCGGATCGATCACCTGTCGTTCACCGGCTCCCCCGAGACCGGCACCCGGGTGGCCCGGGCCGCGGCCGCGCATCATGTGCCGGTCACCCTGGAGCTGGGGGGCAAGTCCCCGCAGATCGTCTTCGCCGATGCCGACCTCGAGTCGGCGCTGGAGGCGGTGGTGCGCGGCATCATCCAGAACGCCGGCCAGACCTGCTCGGCCGGCAGTCGCCTGCTGGTCCAGCGCGAGGTGGCCGAGCCCCTCCTGGCGCGCCTCGCCGAGCGCTTCTCGGCCCTGCGTTGCGATGCCGGCGAGGCGGATGCCGACTGTGGCCCGCTGATCAGTGCCCGGCAGAAGGCCGGCCTCAAGGCCAGGCTCGAGGCCGCCCGGGCCGATGGCATCCGGGTGCTGGCCCAGGGACGGCTGGCCGAGGGGGCGCCTGCCGGCGGCCACTTCGTGGTGCCGCAGCTGCTGACGGATATTCCGGCCGGCCATGCGGTGCTGCGTGAGGAGTTGTTCGGGCCGGTGCTGGCGGTGCAAGGCTTCGACGACGAGGCGGCGGCGCTTTCGCTGGCCAATGCCACCGACTTCGGCCTGTGCGCGGGGATCTGGACTCGCGACGGCGGGCGCCAGCTGCGTCTCGCCAAAGGCATCCGCAGCGGCCAGGTGTTCGTCAACGACTACGGGGCCGCCGGCGGTATCGAGCTGCCCTTCGGTGGCGTGGGGCGTTCCGGCCATGGCCGCGAGAAGGGCTTCGAGGGGCTCAGGAGCTACACCCGGCTGAAGACCCTGGCCATCCGCCATGGATGA
- a CDS encoding sporulation protein has product MRQAHGRRRDPIKEVDDKKVRIGHPWASVEVCGAMTIAAGEERRIPFELPLPLLLPLSVGRQHPKTWVATRADIAMALDPRDKDPLRILPGPVHRAAFEAMEALGFVMTGAPLELSRKNPATGCLQEFEFKPAPGSRFGHLDEAEIAFLPAARGDGLDLLVQRDTRATGLGSLLSEMAGTDECFSRLPLSGRDSVDELRGQLASLLS; this is encoded by the coding sequence GTGCGACAAGCTCATGGCCGCCGTCGGGATCCCATCAAGGAAGTCGACGACAAGAAGGTCAGGATCGGCCATCCCTGGGCCTCGGTAGAGGTCTGCGGCGCCATGACCATCGCCGCCGGCGAGGAGCGCCGGATCCCCTTCGAGCTCCCCCTGCCGCTGCTGTTGCCGCTCTCGGTAGGCCGCCAGCATCCCAAGACCTGGGTCGCCACCCGAGCCGATATCGCCATGGCCCTGGACCCGCGCGACAAGGATCCCCTGCGCATCCTGCCGGGGCCGGTCCACCGCGCCGCCTTCGAGGCCATGGAGGCGCTGGGCTTCGTGATGACCGGCGCGCCACTGGAGCTGTCGCGCAAGAACCCCGCCACCGGCTGCCTTCAGGAGTTCGAATTCAAGCCCGCCCCCGGCAGTCGCTTCGGCCACCTGGACGAGGCGGAGATCGCCTTCCTGCCCGCCGCCCGGGGCGATGGCCTCGACCTGCTGGTGCAGCGCGATACCCGTGCCACGGGGCTGGGCTCGCTGCTCTCCGAGATGGCCGGCACCGATGAGTGCTTCTCCCGCCTTCCCCTCTCCGGCCGGGATTCCGTCGATGAACTGCGCGGCCAGCTGGCGTCGCTGCTGAGCTGA
- a CDS encoding TRAP transporter small permease → MLQLFLRVERQTTRLALLGAVLMLIVSVSLGFYQVMTRFVFDAPSTWSEVISRSAMIWCVFLGAAAGFRGGFMMSVEVIYKLVPGRRLIWLEGFIAACCAVVLVVLITFGTAMMLRVQNQMLSGLEVSIAWAYAAMPVGASFALVAVLARLLAQAAGQETIGPVVEEVPAVAGEGAMPVTGGPTQDAVAPGKPNDRSERP, encoded by the coding sequence ATGCTGCAACTCTTTCTCAGGGTCGAGCGCCAGACCACCCGTCTGGCCCTGCTCGGCGCCGTGCTCATGCTGATCGTGTCGGTTTCCCTGGGCTTCTACCAGGTGATGACGCGATTCGTCTTCGATGCCCCGTCGACCTGGTCCGAGGTGATCTCCCGCTCGGCCATGATCTGGTGTGTCTTCCTGGGGGCCGCGGCAGGCTTCCGGGGCGGGTTCATGATGTCCGTGGAGGTCATCTACAAGCTGGTGCCGGGGCGTCGCCTGATCTGGCTGGAGGGCTTCATCGCCGCGTGCTGCGCCGTGGTGCTGGTGGTGCTGATCACCTTCGGCACCGCCATGATGCTGCGGGTCCAGAACCAGATGCTGTCGGGGCTCGAGGTCTCGATAGCCTGGGCCTATGCCGCCATGCCGGTGGGCGCCAGCTTCGCGCTGGTCGCGGTGCTCGCCCGCCTGCTCGCCCAGGCCGCCGGCCAGGAGACCATCGGCCCGGTCGTGGAAGAGGTGCCGGCGGTGGCCGGCGAGGGCGCGATGCCGGTGACCGGCGGCCCCACCCAGGATGCCGTCGCCCCCGGCAAGCCCAACGACAGGAGTGAACGCCCATGA